In Bradyrhizobium sp. WD16, the genomic stretch GTCCATGACCATCATCATGCCCGCGCCGCCCGCCTGCGCACCTTCATTCCGATGCTGCGCACCACGCTGTTCGCGGTGATCGCCGCCGTGGTGGCGTTGACCGCGTTGAGCGAGATCGGCGTCAACGTCGCCCCCCTGCTCGCCGGCGCCGGCATCGTCGGCATCGCGGTCGGCTTCGGCTCGCAGAAGCTGGTGCAGGACCTGATCACCGGATTGTTTCTGCTGCTCGAGAACGTCGTCCAGGTCGGCGACACCGTCACCGTGTCAGGCGTCACTGGCACGGTGGAGAATCTGTCGATCCGCACCATCCGCCTGCGCGATGGCGACGGCTCGGTGCATATCGTGCCCTTCAGCTCGGTGACCAGCGTGACCAATGCCAGCCGCGGCAAGGGCAATGCGGTGGTCAACGTCTCCATCGCCTTCAAGGAGGATACCGACCGCGCCAGCGCCGTGCTGAAATCGATCGGCGCCGAATTGCGCAACGACCCGGACTTCCGCCATCTCATCCGCAGCGATCTGGAGCTCTGGGGCGTCGACAAGGTCGACGGCAGCATGGTGACGATGGTCGGACAGATTCCCTGCACCGACGCCGGCCGCTGGCCGGTCCAGCGCGAATTCAACCGGCGCATGAAGAAGCGCTTCCAGGAGAACGAACTCGAGATCGCGACGACGAGGTCGACGGTCATTCTCCAGGCACCGCCGCCGGCCGAACCCGACGAGGTCCAGCAAGGTCGCGAGCGGCGCCGCATGCCGGCGCACCCCGGCTAGTGCCCGCTTTCCGAAGTTCGTGCTACATCGTGGCAACCTCTTACACGAACTTCGGAAAACAACGGGCACTAGCAAATTTATGATTCTAGTACCCTTTTATTTCCGAAGTTCGTGTCCGGACGATGCCGCAACTGACTCACGAACTTCGGAAACAGGCTACTGGTGTCCCGGTTCTAACGTTCGTATCACTTTGCAGCGAGCGCTCGTACGAACGTCAGAACCAAAGGGACACTAGTGTGGCGTCTCGCAATTGCCTATGCCCTTCGCGGCAAGCTCCTGTAGGCAATTGCGAGACATAAGCCGCACCAGCTTTTTGATTTTGCTAGTGTCCTTATGTCTCCGAATGACCGTGCGAGCATGAGGCAAATGGAGCGGTAATTCGGAGACAGGACACTAGTGTGGTTTTGGATCTGACGCTCGTACGGAGAATTCGCTGCGACGCTGATACGAGCGTCAGATCCACCACACTAGACCGGGCTCGAGCTCAGATCACCTTGCCCGGGTTGAGAAGCCCCTCGGGATCGAGCGCCGCCTTGAGCGTGCGCATCAGCGCGATCTCGGTCTCGCTGCGGGCATGCCCGAGCCATTTCTTCTTCGCCGTGCCGATGCCGTGCTCGGCCGAGATGCTGCCGCCCACGTCGCGGACGAGGCCATAAACGATGGCGTCCATCTCCTCCTTCGGCTGGCGCTCCACGGTCAGGCCGTGGACCCAGGAGACGAGATGCAGATTGCCGTCGGCGATGTGGCCGTAATAGACGCTTTCGCATCCAGGGATGGCGGCCGCGAGGGCCGCCTTGCAGCGCGTCGCGAACTCGTCCATCCGCGCGACCGAAAGGCCGATATCGTAGGAGATGTGCGGCCCGAGCACCTGGCCGAATTCCGAGCAGATGTCGCGCACCGCCCAGAGCCCCTGGGTCTGCGCCAGCGATTGCGATACCACGGCGTCGACCAGCAACCCGCGTTCCATCGTGTCCTCGAGCCAGTCCTGGAACCGCGGCGCATCCGCGGCCTCGTCAGCGCCCTGGGCTTCCACCAGCACATAGATCTGTCCGCCGGATGCGATCGGCGGACGGACACCGGCGCGCGTCGTGATCACCTCCCAGTAATCGGACCACATCACTTCGAAGGCGGAGAGCAGCGGGCCGAGCCCGACGCGCGCAGCGTCCAGAAACCTGAGCACCGCCGGATAATCGGCGAGCGCGCACAGCGCCGTCATGGTCGAGCGCGGTTTTGCAAACAGCCGCAGCACCACCCGTGTGATGATGCCGAGCGTGCCTTCCGAACCGATGAACAGGTGCTTCAGGTCATAGCCGGCGTTGTTCTTGAGAAGCTTGTTGAGATTGGTGATGACGGTGCCGTCGGGAAGCACGACTTCGAGGCCGAGCACGAGCTCGCGCGTCATGCCGTAGCGGATCACGCGGTTGCCGCCGGCGTTGGTCGAGAGATTGCCGCCGATAGCGCAGGAGCCGCGCGAGCCCAGATCGAGCGGAAAGAACAATCCGGCGTGATCCGCGGCCTGCTGGATCACCTGCAGCGGCGTGCCGGCCTTGACCGTCATGGTGGCGCTGGTGGGATCGATCTCCTCGATACCGACCATGCGCTCCGTCGAGATCGCCACCCAGCCCAGCTCCGGCGCCGCGCCACGGCACAACCCGGTCAGGCCGCCCTGCGGCACGAA encodes the following:
- a CDS encoding FAD-binding oxidoreductase, whose translation is MDGVMEVDRLDRELDALRALLGSQAVLLGDDIPARNCNDWSATPPQVPRAVVRPLDAAGVAAAVKACRRVGLPFVPQGGLTGLCRGAAPELGWVAISTERMVGIEEIDPTSATMTVKAGTPLQVIQQAADHAGLFFPLDLGSRGSCAIGGNLSTNAGGNRVIRYGMTRELVLGLEVVLPDGTVITNLNKLLKNNAGYDLKHLFIGSEGTLGIITRVVLRLFAKPRSTMTALCALADYPAVLRFLDAARVGLGPLLSAFEVMWSDYWEVITTRAGVRPPIASGGQIYVLVEAQGADEAADAPRFQDWLEDTMERGLLVDAVVSQSLAQTQGLWAVRDICSEFGQVLGPHISYDIGLSVARMDEFATRCKAALAAAIPGCESVYYGHIADGNLHLVSWVHGLTVERQPKEEMDAIVYGLVRDVGGSISAEHGIGTAKKKWLGHARSETEIALMRTLKAALDPEGLLNPGKVI